The following coding sequences lie in one Mucilaginibacter sp. KACC 22773 genomic window:
- a CDS encoding alpha/beta fold hydrolase: MKKLIKLITVLLIALTANLAGFGQEAAGNFYTAADGVKIYYEVKGSGMPVVLIHGFSGTGQGWKNGHLYPDLLAAGYKVIVLDQRGNGQSDKPHTDAGYANDAEAKDIMGLVSSLGIKKYNVVGYSRGSIIASRLLVLDKRVQKLVMGGMGDAYTNPEWPRRVHAYKALMGDTSFHDVDGMIKYIHSNPAFDVPALALQQKYQPSTSPEELAKVKIPVLLINGTEDHDGGSETALHKMIATSKLSYVPGDHNAASKTVQFSASVMEFFK; this comes from the coding sequence ATGAAAAAACTTATAAAATTAATAACAGTATTGTTAATAGCGCTTACAGCAAACCTTGCCGGTTTTGGACAGGAAGCGGCCGGAAACTTTTATACAGCGGCCGACGGTGTAAAAATTTATTACGAGGTTAAGGGCAGCGGAATGCCGGTTGTGCTTATTCACGGGTTTTCGGGCACTGGGCAGGGATGGAAAAACGGGCACCTTTACCCCGATTTGCTTGCTGCCGGTTATAAAGTGATTGTACTTGACCAACGCGGCAACGGACAGTCGGACAAGCCGCATACAGATGCTGGTTACGCTAACGATGCCGAGGCTAAAGACATAATGGGGTTGGTAAGCAGCCTGGGGATCAAAAAATATAACGTGGTGGGCTATTCGCGCGGGTCTATCATCGCATCGCGGTTACTGGTGCTGGATAAGCGGGTGCAAAAATTGGTAATGGGCGGTATGGGCGATGCATATACCAATCCCGAATGGCCAAGGCGCGTGCACGCATACAAAGCCTTGATGGGCGATACAAGTTTTCATGATGTGGATGGTATGATAAAATATATTCATAGTAACCCGGCTTTTGATGTACCTGCATTGGCTTTGCAACAAAAATATCAGCCGTCAACAAGTCCGGAGGAATTGGCTAAAGTGAAAATTCCGGTATTGCTGATAAATGGCACAGAAGATCATGACGGCGGATCTGAAACAGCATTACATAAAATGATCGCGACATCCAAACTAAGTTATGTGCCTGGCGACCATAACGCTGCATCAAAAACGGTACAGTTTTCGGCCAGCGTGATGGAGTTTTTTAAATAA
- a CDS encoding START domain-containing protein yields MKKKLTLLLLLVVNFAFANPDGSWTLDKNDDGIKVYTRNIASSKVKAIKVECSLDATPSQLVAVLMDISNGDGWVYHTASSYVIKQVSPSELYYYSLVNVPWPVHNRDFIAHIKVTQDPVTKVITVDAPCIADMVPRKPNTVRIEESTGKWIITPTGDGKVKIEYTLHADPGGNIPSWLVNMFVTQGPIESFKKLKLQLQKPAYKNAKLAYIID; encoded by the coding sequence ATGAAAAAAAAATTAACCTTGCTACTCCTGTTGGTTGTGAATTTTGCCTTTGCAAACCCCGACGGTAGCTGGACCCTTGATAAAAACGACGACGGTATTAAAGTTTATACCCGCAATATAGCTTCCTCAAAAGTTAAAGCAATTAAAGTGGAGTGCAGTCTTGACGCAACCCCGTCGCAATTGGTGGCGGTTTTAATGGATATCAGCAATGGCGACGGCTGGGTGTACCATACCGCTTCAAGCTATGTTATCAAACAGGTGTCACCGTCCGAATTATATTATTACTCGTTGGTGAATGTGCCCTGGCCGGTGCACAACCGCGATTTTATTGCCCACATAAAAGTTACGCAGGATCCGGTTACCAAGGTAATCACCGTTGATGCACCCTGCATTGCCGATATGGTGCCCCGAAAGCCCAATACCGTACGGATAGAAGAATCAACCGGAAAATGGATTATAACCCCAACCGGTGATGGCAAGGTGAAAATTGAGTACACCCTTCATGCCGATCCCGGAGGCAATATCCCCTCCTGGCTGGTAAATATGTTTGTAACGCAGGGCCCCATAGAAAGCTTTAAAAAGCTAAAGCTGCAATTACAAAAGCCAGCCTACAAAAATGCAAAGCTGGCTTATATAATAGATTAA
- a CDS encoding response regulator transcription factor, protein MKPDKIKIAIADDYTIFRDGLKVGLAQHNDFEVTMEASNGQDLIEGMEKELPDVIIMDLKMPVMDGIEATKLIKKRFGSVKILVVTMYDDDKFIIHLMEIGANGYLLKNADSDEIGKAIYAVHENGYYFNDIVSKALLKKLVIKGNLKPSFNQNIEFTEREQEVLKLICEEKTATEMGKQLFLSPRSIEGIRIRLIEKVGVRNTAGLVMFAVKNGII, encoded by the coding sequence ATGAAGCCCGATAAAATAAAAATAGCGATAGCAGACGACTATACTATATTCAGAGACGGTTTAAAAGTTGGCCTGGCCCAGCATAACGATTTTGAAGTAACAATGGAAGCCAGCAACGGCCAGGATTTAATAGAAGGGATGGAAAAAGAATTGCCGGATGTTATTATTATGGATTTAAAAATGCCGGTAATGGATGGCATAGAAGCCACCAAACTGATTAAAAAAAGATTTGGATCGGTTAAAATTTTGGTGGTAACCATGTACGATGACGATAAATTTATTATCCATTTAATGGAGATTGGCGCAAACGGATACTTATTAAAAAATGCCGACTCAGACGAAATTGGTAAGGCAATTTATGCCGTACATGAAAATGGCTACTATTTTAATGATATAGTAAGCAAGGCCCTCCTGAAAAAATTAGTGATAAAGGGTAACCTGAAGCCATCGTTTAATCAAAATATTGAATTTACCGAACGTGAGCAGGAAGTTTTAAAACTGATATGTGAAGAAAAAACAGCTACCGAAATGGGCAAACAACTTTTCCTCAGCCCGCGCTCTATAGAGGGGATCAGGATAAGGCTGATTGAAAAAGTGGGCGTTCGGAATACCGCCGGCCTGGTAATGTTTGCGGTAAAAAACGGGATAATATAA
- a CDS encoding TNT domain-containing protein, producing MKTIRILLLAVLLPFVVDAQTGHTKNTHKHTVGSGREHQKNDSLVRGVSYSVFVASVADFADSTKKQLAKTAWQLWKHEKWAELEQFFSTSNLNGGWPPNRGALSLKMITLQAGLLVDRYGGYYDADSVFQDKGTFVSFVGVPFPQRALPDKTLQSPYRVYKIVKPIAGVKKGQIIPWFNKPGLGIQFELPYNINDLKKGGYIAEQKDKESPK from the coding sequence ATGAAAACAATAAGAATACTGCTGTTGGCAGTACTGTTGCCTTTTGTTGTGGATGCGCAAACGGGGCACACCAAAAACACACACAAACACACAGTTGGTTCAGGAAGAGAACATCAAAAAAATGACAGCCTTGTACGGGGTGTTTCGTACAGTGTTTTTGTTGCCTCCGTTGCCGATTTTGCCGACAGTACCAAAAAGCAACTTGCCAAAACTGCCTGGCAACTTTGGAAGCACGAAAAATGGGCCGAATTAGAGCAATTTTTTAGCACAAGCAACCTTAATGGTGGCTGGCCCCCAAACCGTGGCGCCCTGTCGTTAAAAATGATTACCCTGCAGGCCGGCTTGTTGGTTGACCGCTATGGCGGTTACTACGATGCCGACAGTGTTTTCCAGGACAAGGGCACCTTTGTATCATTTGTAGGTGTGCCGTTTCCGCAACGCGCTTTGCCCGATAAAACCTTACAATCGCCTTACAGGGTTTATAAAATTGTAAAACCCATTGCCGGTGTTAAAAAAGGACAGATCATCCCCTGGTTTAATAAGCCCGGTTTAGGTATCCAGTTTGAATTACCATATAATATCAACGATTTGAAAAAAGGCGGGTATATTGCCGAGCAAAAAGATAAAGAAAGCCCCAAATGA
- a CDS encoding C40 family peptidase codes for MHAIPLYLLILLTFSGCQGCSHEAVVINGQTLLRGDTLPPPAPDSAEFVTRINTAGINPDSLVAFAQSLRGIPYLYASTDPAQGFDCSGFITYVFNHFKIAVPRRSMDFDHVHNEVPLSQAKTGDLVLFTGTDSTDHVPGHMGILIVKPGQPVVFIHSTSGKAKGVTETPFSPYYDSRYLKTIRVFEGE; via the coding sequence ATGCATGCCATTCCTTTGTATCTACTTATCTTATTGACCTTTAGCGGCTGCCAGGGCTGCAGTCACGAGGCGGTAGTAATTAACGGGCAAACGTTACTGCGTGGCGATACCCTGCCGCCGCCGGCTCCGGATAGCGCGGAATTTGTGACCAGGATAAACACAGCAGGCATAAACCCCGATAGCCTGGTTGCATTTGCTCAAAGCCTGCGGGGTATCCCCTATCTATACGCATCTACCGATCCGGCGCAGGGATTTGATTGTTCGGGATTTATAACTTATGTGTTTAACCATTTTAAGATAGCAGTGCCCCGCCGGTCGATGGATTTTGATCATGTACACAACGAGGTTCCGCTAAGCCAGGCTAAAACCGGCGATCTTGTGCTGTTTACCGGTACCGACAGCACCGACCATGTACCGGGCCACATGGGCATTTTAATTGTAAAGCCCGGCCAACCTGTGGTGTTTATCCATTCCACCTCGGGCAAGGCTAAAGGTGTTACCGAAACCCCTTTCAGCCCGTATTACGATAGCAGATATCTGAAAACAATAAGGGTATTTGAAGGAGAGTAG
- the map gene encoding type I methionyl aminopeptidase yields the protein MSITSEEELFGMKQVSNAVAETLKQMREHAVPGMSTKELDEFGGNILNQMGAKSAPKLTYGFPGWTCISVNNEVAHGIPTETRILNEGDLINIDVSAELNGFWADNGGSFILGRDLNRLQPLVDVSKQILKKAISEIKGGVKIADIGKLIETQAKQVGYKVIKNLAGHGVGRSLHEEPHDILNCYDRYNTARFKKNSIVAIETFIATHSSYADQQEDGWTLTGNRGGYVAQHEHTIMVTNGMPIILTAANDIWA from the coding sequence ATGTCAATCACATCTGAGGAAGAACTATTTGGGATGAAACAAGTGAGCAATGCCGTTGCCGAAACGTTAAAGCAGATGCGAGAGCATGCGGTACCGGGTATGTCGACTAAGGAGCTGGATGAGTTTGGGGGTAATATCCTGAATCAAATGGGGGCTAAATCGGCACCAAAGCTAACCTATGGTTTTCCGGGGTGGACCTGCATCAGTGTGAACAACGAGGTGGCGCATGGTATTCCAACCGAGACCAGGATTTTGAATGAGGGCGACCTGATCAATATCGATGTGTCTGCCGAGCTAAACGGTTTCTGGGCCGATAATGGCGGCTCGTTTATACTTGGCCGCGATTTAAACCGACTGCAACCGCTGGTTGATGTTTCTAAACAGATTTTAAAAAAGGCAATCAGTGAGATTAAAGGAGGTGTAAAAATTGCTGATATCGGCAAGCTCATTGAAACGCAGGCCAAACAAGTTGGTTATAAAGTGATCAAGAACCTTGCCGGGCACGGTGTAGGGCGAAGTTTACATGAAGAACCTCATGATATACTGAACTGTTATGACAGGTACAACACCGCACGGTTCAAAAAAAATTCGATTGTAGCCATTGAAACTTTTATTGCCACGCACTCCAGCTATGCAGATCAGCAGGAAGATGGCTGGACGTTAACAGGAAACCGTGGCGGATATGTAGCCCAGCATGAGCACACTATTATGGTAACTAACGGCATGCCCATCATTCTTACCGCAGCAAACGATATTTGGGCGTAA
- a CDS encoding sensor histidine kinase produces MSQNYKEIKLFLFMGIAVMLFLFASVLLIFIFFQRKKFQYQKNIQRLRENQQNQLIEAAVRSEEVVRHRIAEDLHDEVGAILSSSKLHFQGIKINVFDEKNNELYEKAKELLDEAIKQVRDISHNLHSGILKELGLNTAIQHFAEKVIHNSNIIQVTTALAESYTAPTTENDISIYRIFQELVNNIIKYANAKKLHISSVYENHALRLTIFHDGNGLTQKQYEELRFKKNGLGLKNIQSRIILIKGQLSFSQVAGGYCIDIYVKDNFNP; encoded by the coding sequence ATGAGTCAGAATTATAAAGAGATAAAGCTTTTTTTGTTTATGGGGATAGCAGTGATGCTTTTTCTGTTTGCGAGCGTTTTATTGATTTTTATATTTTTTCAGCGAAAGAAATTTCAATACCAAAAAAACATTCAACGTTTACGCGAAAATCAGCAAAACCAATTAATTGAAGCAGCCGTGCGCAGCGAGGAAGTGGTACGGCACCGGATTGCCGAGGATTTGCATGACGAGGTTGGGGCAATATTATCGTCGTCAAAACTGCATTTCCAGGGGATAAAAATTAACGTTTTCGACGAAAAAAACAACGAACTTTATGAAAAAGCCAAAGAGTTACTGGACGAAGCCATTAAACAGGTAAGGGATATCTCACATAACCTTCACTCGGGGATATTGAAAGAATTGGGCCTGAATACCGCAATCCAGCACTTTGCCGAAAAGGTAATCCATAACAGCAATATTATACAGGTTACAACTGCATTGGCCGAATCCTATACAGCGCCAACAACCGAAAATGATATCAGTATTTACAGGATATTTCAGGAGCTTGTAAATAACATCATTAAATACGCCAACGCCAAAAAACTGCATATCAGCTCGGTTTATGAAAACCACGCGTTAAGGCTAACCATTTTTCACGATGGTAACGGGCTAACCCAGAAGCAGTATGAAGAGTTACGCTTTAAAAAAAATGGACTTGGCTTAAAGAACATACAAAGCCGTATAATTTTGATAAAGGGCCAGCTCTCGTTTTCGCAGGTGGCCGGGGGGTATTGTATTGATATATATGTAAAAGACAACTTTAATCCCTGA
- a CDS encoding inclusion body family protein: MAISPASDSNEIVYIQIVIDTEAIIADNPTPSTNADSPTGLAHNYMYMVATRGNVFTPQSEGTADLNVKAVTGDVVRWYAVSENGNFDTAVAIYKIARYDSSDDVFSAVDFNVFNRTGILPTDRTTFPITFSLQSYWFNSATILKTGTENYSISFALYRHTRDQAEPVLFGYFWWDPTLTIQF; encoded by the coding sequence ATGGCAATTTCACCAGCAAGCGATTCCAATGAAATCGTTTATATCCAAATAGTTATCGATACCGAAGCTATTATAGCCGATAACCCTACACCAAGTACCAATGCAGATAGCCCAACCGGCCTGGCGCATAATTATATGTACATGGTAGCCACCAGGGGCAATGTATTTACCCCACAATCTGAAGGTACGGCAGACCTTAACGTAAAAGCCGTTACCGGCGATGTTGTTCGCTGGTACGCGGTATCTGAAAATGGCAATTTTGACACCGCCGTAGCCATTTACAAAATTGCAAGATATGACAGCAGCGATGATGTATTCAGCGCAGTTGACTTTAATGTATTTAACAGGACAGGTATCCTGCCAACCGACAGAACCACATTCCCGATTACATTTTCGTTACAGAGTTACTGGTTCAACAGTGCAACCATCCTTAAAACCGGAACAGAAAATTACAGTATCAGTTTTGCACTTTACCGCCACACGAGGGACCAGGCAGAGCCGGTATTATTCGGCTACTTTTGGTGGGATCCAACGCTTACCATTCAGTTTTAA
- a CDS encoding START domain-containing protein → MYYKLTLIILLIVNTAFAQNDEGWVLKHSNDGVNIYTRKVPNSKINAIKVECHFDVPASRLVAVLMDVKNSEDWLYHTSSNYIIKQVSPSELYYYSMVEVPWPVSNRDFIAHIKVSQDAVTKVITVDAPCIPDMVPRKAGVVRVADSKGKWVLTPVGKDKVKVLYTLHADPGGSIPAWLSNMFATKGPTESFQKLKLQLQKPAYKNVKVPYITE, encoded by the coding sequence ATGTACTACAAATTAACATTAATAATCCTGCTGATTGTAAATACAGCATTTGCACAAAACGATGAGGGCTGGGTGTTAAAACACAGTAACGACGGCGTAAATATATATACCCGCAAAGTACCCAACTCAAAAATAAACGCCATTAAAGTAGAGTGTCATTTTGATGTTCCGGCATCGCGGCTGGTTGCCGTTTTGATGGATGTAAAAAATAGTGAAGACTGGCTTTACCATACTTCATCAAACTATATTATAAAACAGGTATCGCCATCGGAGTTATATTACTATTCGATGGTAGAAGTTCCCTGGCCGGTGAGTAACCGCGATTTTATAGCCCACATTAAAGTATCGCAGGACGCGGTTACCAAAGTCATTACTGTTGATGCACCCTGCATTCCTGATATGGTACCCCGGAAGGCCGGTGTGGTGCGCGTGGCCGATTCAAAAGGCAAATGGGTACTTACGCCTGTTGGTAAAGATAAAGTGAAAGTATTGTACACCCTGCATGCCGATCCTGGTGGTAGTATCCCTGCTTGGCTAAGCAATATGTTTGCCACCAAAGGCCCAACCGAAAGTTTTCAAAAACTAAAATTGCAACTACAAAAACCCGCCTACAAAAACGTAAAAGTACCTTACATAACTGAGTAA
- a CDS encoding alpha-L-rhamnosidase: MKQCLRKPALYTALLFICLFKISAVAFAQTPATTGLKCEYLVAPIGIDTKHPRLTWQMADARQGAAQTAYQLFVGADSAAVATGRGDSWTTARVVSAASLVTYNGKALQPFTKYFWKVIVWDKAGKKLNASAITSFETGMMEMRNWKGSWISDNKGISVNPAPYFRNTFKVGKTVRAARAYIAVAGLYELYINGKKIGNHRLDPMYTRFDRRTLYVAYDVTANLQNGKNAVGVLLGNGWYNHQSTAVWFFHQAPWRGRPAFCMDLRVTYTDGTTETISSDTRWKTSLSPVVFNSIYTAEHYDARKEQPGWNTPDFIDSAWKNVINRSAPSANIVAQSLQPIRNVEEIATKTVTKIDNNLWVFDIGRNISGVSQITVKGDSGTVIRLKHAERLNKNGHVDQSNIDLHYRPTDDKDPFQTDIFILGGKGEETFMPKFNYKGFQYVEVSSSKPIQLTKESLKAYFMHSDVQPIGEVSSSNQTINQIWSATNHSYLSNLFGYPTDCPQREKNGWTGDAHIASETGLYNFDAITIYEKWLADHRDEQQPNGVLPSIIPTGGWGYEWGNGPDWTSTIAIIPWNIYLFYGDSKLLADSYTSIEKYVNHIDELYPTGLTSWGLGDWVPVKSVSPVELTSSVYYYKDATILAKAAHILGKQADFVKYTGLATKIKNAINAKYLNMQTGIYGQGFQTELSVPLFWGVVPDNMKSKVAANLAARVAADNYHLDVGILGAKAILSALSDNGYPDVAYRIASQETFPSWGWWMVNGATTLYENWQIDAKSDISLNHIMFGEIGAWLYKGIAGIQPDANEPGFKNVILAPHFVPGLNEFTATHAGPYGKILSSWKREGSSVTYKVIIPANSTASITFPVAKVTLSGKLIGREYKAVAGNYEFKISPPAP; this comes from the coding sequence ATGAAACAATGTTTACGCAAACCTGCGCTTTACACCGCTTTATTGTTTATTTGTTTGTTTAAAATTTCGGCAGTTGCTTTTGCACAAACGCCTGCAACTACGGGCCTGAAGTGCGAATACCTGGTTGCTCCGATAGGTATCGATACCAAACATCCGCGTTTAACCTGGCAAATGGCCGATGCGCGGCAGGGCGCAGCCCAAACCGCATATCAACTGTTTGTAGGTGCCGATTCGGCGGCCGTTGCCACAGGCAGGGGTGATAGCTGGACAACTGCCAGGGTAGTTTCGGCTGCCAGCCTGGTTACCTACAACGGCAAGGCCCTGCAGCCATTTACCAAATATTTTTGGAAGGTTATTGTATGGGATAAGGCCGGTAAAAAATTAAACGCATCGGCAATTACAAGCTTTGAAACCGGCATGATGGAAATGCGAAACTGGAAAGGATCGTGGATAAGCGATAATAAAGGTATATCTGTTAACCCCGCACCCTATTTTCGTAACACCTTTAAAGTGGGTAAAACTGTCAGGGCGGCAAGGGCGTATATCGCGGTAGCCGGTTTGTATGAGCTTTACATTAATGGTAAAAAAATTGGCAACCACAGGCTCGACCCGATGTATACCCGGTTTGACAGGCGCACACTTTATGTTGCCTATGACGTAACCGCCAACCTGCAAAATGGTAAAAACGCGGTAGGCGTATTATTGGGCAACGGCTGGTACAACCACCAAAGCACAGCTGTATGGTTTTTTCACCAGGCGCCGTGGCGCGGAAGGCCAGCTTTTTGCATGGATTTAAGGGTGACTTATACCGACGGCACTACCGAAACGATATCATCTGATACCCGGTGGAAAACATCACTGAGCCCCGTAGTATTCAACAGTATTTATACCGCCGAACATTATGATGCCCGCAAGGAGCAGCCCGGATGGAATACCCCCGATTTTATCGACTCGGCATGGAAAAACGTTATCAACCGCTCGGCCCCATCAGCAAATATTGTGGCCCAAAGCCTGCAGCCTATTCGCAATGTAGAGGAGATAGCCACCAAAACCGTTACTAAAATTGATAATAACCTATGGGTGTTTGATATTGGCCGCAATATATCCGGCGTAAGCCAGATTACCGTTAAAGGTGATTCGGGCACTGTGATCCGACTGAAACACGCTGAACGGCTGAACAAAAACGGCCACGTAGATCAATCCAATATCGATCTGCATTACCGCCCAACCGATGATAAAGACCCTTTCCAGACCGATATTTTTATCCTGGGCGGCAAAGGCGAAGAAACCTTTATGCCTAAGTTTAACTATAAGGGATTTCAGTATGTAGAGGTAAGCAGCAGCAAGCCCATCCAGCTGACCAAAGAAAGTTTAAAGGCTTACTTTATGCACAGCGATGTACAGCCGATAGGCGAGGTAAGCTCATCAAACCAAACTATTAACCAAATTTGGAGCGCCACCAACCACAGCTACCTGAGTAACCTGTTTGGCTACCCAACAGATTGCCCGCAACGCGAAAAAAACGGCTGGACAGGCGATGCCCACATAGCCAGCGAAACAGGACTGTATAATTTTGATGCCATCACCATTTACGAAAAATGGCTGGCCGACCACCGCGACGAGCAACAGCCCAACGGCGTATTACCATCCATTATCCCTACCGGCGGCTGGGGCTATGAGTGGGGTAACGGCCCCGATTGGACAAGCACCATTGCCATCATCCCCTGGAATATCTATTTGTTTTATGGCGATAGCAAACTGCTGGCCGATAGCTATACCAGCATCGAAAAATATGTGAACCACATAGATGAGCTTTACCCAACCGGCCTTACCAGCTGGGGCCTTGGCGACTGGGTGCCGGTGAAATCTGTTTCGCCGGTCGAGCTTACCTCATCGGTTTATTATTATAAAGATGCAACGATATTGGCCAAAGCAGCCCATATTTTGGGTAAACAAGCCGACTTTGTAAAATATACGGGCCTGGCTACGAAAATAAAAAACGCCATCAATGCCAAATACCTTAATATGCAAACCGGCATTTACGGTCAGGGTTTTCAAACCGAGCTGAGTGTTCCGTTATTTTGGGGTGTGGTACCCGATAACATGAAAAGCAAGGTGGCTGCTAACCTGGCTGCCCGCGTTGCTGCCGATAATTACCACCTGGATGTGGGTATTCTTGGTGCCAAAGCCATTTTAAGCGCCCTGAGCGACAATGGTTACCCCGATGTAGCGTACAGGATAGCATCGCAGGAAACCTTCCCTTCCTGGGGATGGTGGATGGTGAACGGCGCCACAACGCTGTACGAAAATTGGCAGATTGATGCCAAATCTGATATCTCCCTCAACCATATTATGTTTGGCGAAATCGGCGCCTGGTTGTACAAAGGCATTGCAGGCATTCAGCCGGATGCAAATGAGCCCGGATTTAAAAATGTGATCCTGGCACCGCATTTTGTGCCCGGTTTAAATGAGTTTACAGCCACGCATGCTGGCCCCTACGGCAAAATTTTATCGTCATGGAAACGGGAGGGGAGCAGTGTTACTTATAAGGTAATTATACCTGCAAATTCAACGGCAAGTATCACTTTCCCTGTAGCTAAAGTTACCTTATCAGGTAAATTAATTGGGAGGGAATATAAAGCAGTGGCGGGCAACTATGAGTTTAAAATAAGCCCCCCGGCCCCCTAA
- a CDS encoding NRAMP family divalent metal transporter: MSVNPKPQFRKRKILKWLSLLGPGLTTGAADDDPSGIATYSQTGAQFGYGQLWTALYMLPFMTAVQEACARIGLVTGKGIAAVVKEHYSRKVLYTVVGLVVVANTINIGADIGAMAAAAQLLIPIPFIILTLLFTTGILLLEIFTTYKLYSRILKWLALTLLAYPITVFIVHQPWATVLRASLVPHFEFSFAFLFIITGVFGTTITPYMFFWEASQEVEEEQAKGLVRNGKPRIGWPHIHAMRKDNTFGMIVSEFTTWCILLVAATVLHNSGVTDIKNAADAAKALEPLVHSFPHAGFLAKLIFSIGIIGLGLLAVPVLSGSAAYAVAEAFDWSASLNLKFRKAYGFYGVITVATLVGLAINFVGIDPVKALVYTAVINGVAAVPLLFLIVNIAASEKIMGVYKSGWLSKTLLWSTFVIMGAAAVALFFTL, from the coding sequence ATGTCTGTCAACCCCAAACCCCAATTTCGTAAGCGGAAAATTCTGAAATGGCTAAGCCTGCTTGGGCCGGGCTTAACTACCGGCGCGGCAGACGACGACCCGTCGGGCATAGCAACCTATTCGCAAACGGGCGCTCAATTTGGCTATGGCCAGTTGTGGACGGCCCTTTATATGCTGCCCTTTATGACCGCCGTTCAGGAGGCCTGCGCACGTATTGGGCTGGTTACCGGCAAAGGCATAGCTGCTGTGGTGAAGGAACATTACAGTCGTAAGGTATTATACACAGTTGTAGGGCTGGTAGTGGTAGCCAATACCATTAACATTGGCGCCGATATTGGCGCCATGGCCGCTGCCGCCCAGTTGCTGATACCTATACCTTTTATCATACTGACGCTGTTATTTACTACGGGCATTCTACTACTGGAAATTTTTACCACTTACAAGCTATATTCCAGAATATTGAAATGGCTGGCGCTTACGCTGCTGGCCTATCCTATAACGGTATTTATTGTTCATCAGCCCTGGGCAACGGTGCTGCGGGCAAGCCTTGTGCCGCATTTTGAATTTAGCTTTGCTTTTTTGTTTATCATCACCGGGGTATTCGGAACTACCATTACACCTTACATGTTTTTTTGGGAGGCCTCGCAGGAGGTTGAGGAAGAACAAGCCAAGGGGCTGGTGCGCAACGGCAAACCCAGGATTGGCTGGCCGCACATTCATGCCATGCGTAAAGATAATACCTTCGGTATGATCGTTTCAGAGTTCACCACCTGGTGCATTTTGCTGGTGGCGGCTACGGTTTTACACAACAGCGGCGTAACTGATATTAAAAACGCGGCCGATGCGGCAAAAGCGCTGGAACCTCTGGTACATTCATTTCCGCATGCCGGGTTCCTTGCCAAGCTGATTTTTTCCATAGGCATCATCGGCCTTGGTCTGCTGGCTGTGCCGGTTTTATCAGGCTCGGCCGCCTACGCTGTAGCCGAGGCTTTTGATTGGAGTGCCAGCCTGAACCTGAAATTCCGCAAAGCTTATGGGTTTTATGGCGTAATTACCGTTGCTACACTGGTGGGCCTGGCTATAAATTTTGTGGGGATAGACCCGGTAAAGGCCCTGGTATATACCGCGGTGATAAATGGCGTGGCAGCTGTTCCTTTACTGTTCCTCATCGTGAACATAGCGGCCAGTGAAAAAATTATGGGCGTGTATAAAAGCGGCTGGTTATCTAAAACCCTGTTATGGTCAACATTTGTGATTATGGGTGCTGCCGCAGTGGCGTTATTTTTCACATTATAG